A stretch of the Nakaseomyces glabratus chromosome L, complete sequence genome encodes the following:
- a CDS encoding uncharacterized protein (CAGL0L01831g~Protein of unknown function) — protein sequence MPEQVNCQYDCHCSNCACENTCNCCAKPACACTNSASNECSCQTCKCQTCKC from the coding sequence ATGCCTGAACAAGTCAACTGCCAATACGATTGCCACTGCTCCAACTGTGCTTGTGAAAATACTTGCAACTGCTGTGCCAAGCCAGCATGTGCTTGCACAAACTCTGCTTCCAATGAATGCTCCTGCCAAACTTGCAAGTGTCAAACATGCAAGTGCTAA
- the VPS24 gene encoding ESCRT-III subunit protein VPS24 (CAGL0L01837g~Ortholog(s) have role in ATP export, cellular response to pH, intralumenal vesicle formation, protein transport to vacuole involved in ubiquitin-dependent protein catabolic process via the multivesicular body sorting pathway), whose product MDYVKTAIWGPDVKEQQRNIKSLLRKNSRQIDKSLRELSALQNKTQSLIKKSAKKNDVRNVRLYAKELYHINKQYSRMYTSKAQLESVSMKIDEAFRMRTLSNQMASSTGLMMEVNSLVRLPQLQGTMIELEKELMKSGIISEMIDETMESIGDTDELNDEVDEEVNKIVEQYTSEKLAKVENVPTTELPKSEQEEQEVPEEEIEDEADKMLNDMRDRLRALQN is encoded by the coding sequence ATGGACTACGTGAAAACAGCAATATGGGGACCAGATGTGAAGGAACAACAGAGGAATATTAAGTCACTTTTGAGGAAGAACTCGAGGCAAATAGATAAGTCGCTTCGAGAGTTGAGTGCTCTCCAGAACAAAACGCAATCGTTGATCAAGAAGTCCGCTAAAAAGAACGATGTCAGGAATGTACGTTTATATGCCAAAGAACTTTATCATATAAATAAGCAATATTCCAGAATGTATACCTCTAAAGCGCAGTTGGAATCTGTAAGTATGAAAATTGATGAGGCATTTCGGATGAGAACGTTATCTAATCAGATGGCAAGCAGTACGGGTTTGATGATGGAAGTTAATTCCCTAGTGAGATTACCACAACTTCAAGGTACTATGATCGAGCTAGAGAAAGAGTTGATGAAATCAGGGATAATAAGCGAAATGATTGATGAAACGATGGAGTCTATCGGAGACACAGATGAACTCAAtgatgaagttgatgaagaagttaatAAGATTGTTGAACAATACACTTCTGAGAAACTCGCCAAGGTGGAGAATGTGCCAACTACTGAATTGCCTAAAAGTGAGcaagaagagcaagaagTGCCCGAAGAAGAGATTGAGGATGAAGCTGATAAAATGCTAAATGATATGAGGGATCGTCTGAGGGCGCTTCAGAATTAG
- the NFU1 gene encoding Nfu1p (CAGL0L01859g~Protein with a predicted role in iron homeostasis): MITNRLMNKCVSSPLRSVTWRRLITIQTLTTPNENALKFLNKDNELLQTRGSKSIVIKNTDQNLISHSDLASKIFAQCPGVESLMIGDDFLTVNKDSQVPWAQIQSDVIDLLTQQLASGKNVISDEFHAIKEDNEAGYQINEMKFDLTEEDEEIKELIEELIETRIRPAILEDGGDIDFRGWDPESGTVYLKLQGACTSCSSSEVTLKYGIESMLKHYVDEVKEVIQMMDPEQEIALKEFDKLEKKLQSKDENDGTTAPASAS, from the coding sequence ATGATTACGAACAGATTGATGAACAAATGTGTTAGCAGTCCTCTGAGATCAGTTACTTGGAGAAGGTTGATTACCATTCAAACTTTAACTACACCTAACGAAAATGCTTTGAAGTTCCTCAACAAAGACAATGAGCTCTTGCAGACCAGAGGCAGTAAGAGTATCGTCATCAAAAATACAGACCAAAACCTAATAAGTCATTCTGATCTAGCATCCAAGATTTTTGCACAGTGTCCCGGCGTGGAATCTCTTATGATCGGTGATGATTTTCTTACAGTCAACAAGGACAGCCAAGTACCATGGGCTCAAATTCAATCTGATGTGATAGACTTGCTTACTCAACAATTGGCCTCAGGCAAGAATGTTATTTCTGATGAGTTTCACGCCATtaaagaagataatgaagctggatatcaaataaatgagatgaaatttgatttgacagaagaagatgaagaaataaaagaactAATAGAGGAACTAATAGAAACTAGAATTAGACCTGCTATTTTAGAAGATGGTGGTGATATAGATTTCAGAGGATGGGACCCCGAATCTGGTACTGTTTATTTGAAACTGCAAGGTGCATGCACTTCCTGTTCATCCAGTGAGGTCACATTGAAGTATGGTATTGAATCTATGTTAAAGCACTACGTGGATGAAGTCAAGGAAGTGATCCAAATGATGGACCCTGAACAAGAGATtgctttgaaagaattcGACAAgttagaaaagaaattacaGTCCAAGGACGAAAATGATGGCACAACTGCACCAGCAAGCGCCAGCTAA
- the PTM1 gene encoding Ptm1p (CAGL0L01881g~Ortholog(s) have cytoplasm localization), with product MFAHKFLLVFLVQLLSAVLANKETIGHKYEQVCSGMYSKQDFHGKVDPFISFDLKKFSSNFDDDTIVVVIYDFQDYQHIGVYEGDSPYKTYICDDAAVERGVCEEEHLNEFIIKDTIYDPETGENQSMKNSVMTFSQSTTGLHDTKYSVVKTGFYCVMARPLYYDSENYKSSKYAAEVNFRNSYGQLAGAEINKLPMYGLLAIAYGVAMALYSFAFWKHKHELLPLQKYLLAFFVFLTTENIFVWAYYDIVNQKGITAGTTVYMVFLSIMSAGKATFSFFLLLIVALGYGIVYPKLNKSLMRKCQFYTIFSFALCVAFLIHSYTVDIEDPTPFIMITFIPFLLSMVVFYFLIIRAMSKTTQYLKEQRQVVKLKMYRNLLLVIWCSFIILSAGIVVSSVFYLGMNTIEMIERDWRTRFFFTDFWPSLVYFVVFCAIAFMWRPTDTSYMLAASQQLPTDPENVADFDLGDLQSFEDDNEDLDNNLVDDISIITEEEVPSNFRDANNTNNTNDDSDSTNKP from the coding sequence ATGTTTGCACATAAGTTTTTACTGGTGTTTCTGGTACAGCTACTGTCGGCGGTCCTGGCAAATAAAGAGACAATAGGCCACAAGTATGAACAAGTATGTTCTGGTATGTACTCAAAGCAGGATTTCCATGGCAAAGTGGATCCGTTTATCTCGTTTGACTTAAAAAAGTTCAGCAGTAACTTCGATGATGATACAATTGTCGTGGTCATTTATGATTTCCAAGATTATCAACACATTGGTGTGTATGAAGGTGACAGTCCATACAAGACTTATATCTGTGATGATGCCGCGGTGGAGAGAGGTGTCTGTGAAGAAGAGCATCTAAATGAATTCATAATCAAAGACACCATATATGATCCTGAAACTGGCGAAAACCAAAGTATGAAGAACAGTGTCATGACTTTCTCCCAATCTACTACTGGCCTTCATGATACAAAATACTCTGTTGTTAAGACTGGGTTTTACTGTGTTATGGCAAGACCGCTGTATTATGACTCAGAAAACTATAAGTCATCTAAATATGCTGCAGAGGTTAACTTCAGGAACTCATATGGTCAACTTGCCGGTGCAGAAATCAATAAATTGCCAATGTATGGATTGCTAGCCATTGCCTATGGTGTTGCTATGGCATTATACTCCTTTGCTTTCTGGAAGCATAAGCATGAGCTTTTGCCATTACAAAAGTACCTGCTTGCCTTCTTCGTATTTTTGACCACAgagaatatttttgtttgggCTTATTATGATATCGTTAACCAAAAGGGGATTACTGCAGGAACTACAGTATACATGGTATTCTTGTCAATAATGTCAGCTGGTAAAGCCACCTTCTCCTTTTTCTTACTTTTGATTGTGGCTTTAGGTTATGGTATAGTGTATCCTAAACTGAACAAATCGTTGATGAGAAAATGCCAATTTTACACCATATTTTCCTTTGCTCTTTGTGTTGCTTTCTTGATCCATAGCTACACTGTTGATATCGAGGATCCAACGCCATTTATTATGATAACATTTATCCCATTCTTACTGTCAATGGTCGTTTTCTATTTCCTAATTATCAGAGCAATGAGTAAGACAACccaatatttgaaagaacaaagaCAAGTGGTAAAACTGAAAATGTACAGAAACTTATTGCTAGTTATATGGTGTTCATTCATCATCTTATCAGCAGGCATTGTTGTATCATCCGTTTTCTACTTGGGAATGAACACCATAGAAATGATCGAAAGAGACTGGCGTACAagattcttcttcaccGATTTCTGGCCATCATTGGTATATTTTGTGGTTTTCTGTGCTATTGCTTTTATGTGGAGACCAACGGACACTAGTTACATGTTGGCAGCTTCCCAACAACTACCGACTGACCCAGAAAACGTTGCTGATTTTGACTTAGGAGATTTGCAATCAT